A genome region from Nycticebus coucang isolate mNycCou1 chromosome 4, mNycCou1.pri, whole genome shotgun sequence includes the following:
- the ZNF605 gene encoding zinc finger protein 605, with translation MKQKISQEQQKMIKSQISFEDVAVDFTWEEWQLLNPTQKNLYRDVMLENYSHLIFLGYQIVKPSGIFQLEQEEAWIMDKEILSQNFSEVWLDNKCKMLHQDNQDKLKSMESGHEYDVLGRIFNSSMNFVHLGIRSQKFGTGEKRLKHPFDFLISKNNCERRKLVELSKKISCYIKADRTHGGVKCCNCKKCRKTSGKESWLIMNHITHTGVYLCMECGKVFNKKSQLVIHQRTHTGEKPYQCNECGKAFSQKSLLTIHQRTHSGEKPYGCGECQKAFSRRSLLILHQRTHTGEKPYACTECGKAFSRKSQLKRHQITHTIEKPYCCSDCGKAFSQKLKLITHQRTHTGEKPYQCSDCGKAFFWKSQLITHQRTHTGKKPYACSECKKAFSRNSLLIRHQRIHTGEKPYECNECGEAFIRKPQLIKHQVTHTGEKNYQCSDCEAAFFKKSELMRHQKIHLGEKPYGCVECGKTFLGKSQLLTHQRTHTGEKPYECSECGKAFTQKSSLISHQRTHTGEKPYECSECRKTFSEKSSLIHHQRTHTGEKPFECSECRKAFAWKPQLLRHQRIHTGEKPYECSECGKAFVQKVQLIKHQRNHTGEKTYRCSDCAKAFFEKAQLIIHQRIHTGERPYKCGECGKSFTRKSHLMRHQRIHAGDKYYGCSQCGTTFNRKSQLMIHQKNHII, from the exons atgaaacaaaagatTTCCCAAGAGCAGCAGAAAATGATCAAATCACAG ATATCATTTGAGGATGTGGCTGTGGATTTCACATGGGAGGAATGGCAGCTTCTTAATCCTACCCAAAAGAACCTCTATAGAgatgtgatgctggagaactATAGCCATCTAATTTTCTTGG GTTATCAAATTGTCAAACCTTCTGGGATTTTCCAACTGGAGCAAGAAGAGGCATGGATAATGGATAAAGAAATCCTGAGTCAAAACTTTTCAG aagTCTGGCTAGATAATAAATGCAAAATGCTGCACCAGGATAATCAAGACAAGCTTAAAAGTATGGAGAGTGGCCATGAATATGATGTTTTGGGGAGGATATTTAATTCAAGCATGAACTTTGTTCATTTAGGAATAAGATCTCAAAAATTTGGCACAGGTGAAAAACGTTTAAAACAtccttttgattttcttatttcaaaaaataactgTGAAAGAAGGAAACTTGTGGAGCTCAGTAAGAAAATATCATGTTATATTAAAGCTGACAGAACCCATGGTGGAGTAAAATGCTGCAATTGCAAGAAATGTAGAAAAACCAGTGGAAAAGAGTCATGGCTTATAATGAATCATATAACACATACAGGAGTCTATTTGTGCATGGAGTGTGGCAAAGTTTTTAACAAGAAGTCACAGCTTGTTATACACCAAAGAACTCATACAGGAGAGAAGCCCTATCAGTgcaatgaatgtggaaaagccttctcACAGAAGTCATTGCTCACTATTCATCAACGGACTCATTCAGGAGAAAAACCATATGGGTGTGGTGAATGTCAAAAAGCTTTCAGTAGGAGGTCACTGCTCATTTTACATCAGAgaactcatactggagagaagccctatgCATGCactgaatgtggaaaagctttcagcagaAAGTCACAGCTTAAAAGACATCAGATAACCCATACAATAGAGAAACCTTATTGTTGCAGTGACTGTGGGAAAGCTTTCTCCCAGAAATTAAAGCTCATTACACATCAAAGAACACATACAGGAGAGAAGCCCTATCAATGTAGTGATTGTGGAAAGGCCTTTTTCTGGAAGTCACAGCTTATTACTCATCAGAGGACCCATACGGGGAAGAAACCTTACGCATGTAGTGAATGTAAAAAAGCCTTCAGTAGGAACTCACTTCTCATTAGGCATCAGAGGATTCATACAGGTGAGAAACCTTATGAGTGCAATGAATGTGGTGAAGCCTTCATCAGAAAACCACAGCTTATTAAGCATCAGGTAActcatacaggagagaaaaattATCAATGCAGTGATTGTGAGGCAGCCTTCTTTAAGAAGTCAGAGTTAATGAGACATCAGAAAATTCATttaggagagaaaccctatggatGTGTTGAATGTGGAAAAACCTTCCTTGGGAAGTCTCAACTCCTAACACATCAGAGAACtcacactggggagaaaccttatgaatgcagtgaatgtgggaaagctttcaCCCAGAAATCAAGCTTGATATCACATCAGAGAACACATACAGGGGAGAAACCCTATGAGTGCAGTGAATGCAGAAAGACCTTTAGCGAGAAGTCGAGTCTCATTCATCATCAGAGAACCCATACTGGAGAAAAGCCCTTTGAGTGTAGTGAATGTAGGAAAGCGTTTGCCTGGAAGCCACAGCTCCTCAGACATCAGAGAATCCATACAGGGGAGAAACCCTATGAgtgcagtgaatgtgggaaagcaTTTGTTCAGAAAGTACAGCTCATTAAGCATCAGAGAAAccatacaggtgagaaaacttACAGATGCAGTGATTGTGCAAAAGCTTTCTTTGAGAAGGCACAGCTCATtatacatcagagaattcatacaggaGAGAGGCCCTATAAATGTGGTGAATGTGGAAAGTCTTTTACTAGAAAGTCACACCTTATGAGGCATCAGAGAATTCACGCAGGAGATAAGTACTATGGGTGCAGTCAATGTGGGACCACCTTCAACAGGAAGTCACAGCTTATGATACATCagaaaaatcatataatatag